The genomic window TTAACAAGAGCATCTTTAACTCCTTTCAAATttctctttatatatttatatatatatatatatcttaaaaccCGCCACAGCCCACGATTTGTCACATTCACATGGCAAATATTCtgggcaattttttttaatgaataaattaagGGCATTGGATGTTTGCCCATGTGATAATAAGTAGAGTGCTATtctatttgacaattttttgGCTAATTAAGGTGAGATGTTTGTAATTacgttgattttaaattttttgaatttttaaatttaatcttgatttaattttttatcgttttaatatattaatatcaaaaaacaaatttcaaataaatattttcaaataaaaaaaatattgaaaacaatGAATCTGGCACCTCTAGATACTATTGtacaatttttatctttttttttttgttttttttgctaatataAAGCAAATGGGTGCTGCCAGAAACAAGCCAGGAGTAGTCATCATTCACTCTCTGAAAAATAAACATCTAAGTAGAATTTGATACTAGTCCACTGTGATTTCAACTGATAATTCACGTAGGTATTATACACTTTTCATTccaggtcctttttttttttctattctcttcgtaatttgtaaagaaaaaaaactcaaaaaacacaattattgatatcattaaaaaattatcaacaaaaataaatccgACAATACTAAGATAGCGTTGCAACCTATTTAGAAAAAGTAGTTTACTATTTATAGATCCCACTGATTATAGCGTTTGAAACGCTTGAAACGCAGGGGGAAAAAACAGCTCCTTGCACAGTGTAACCATGCTTTTCTACTCTACACCGTTCATTACAGTGAACAGTGCattctttttgaaaaaccagtgtAGTGAATAATTCACTCACACAGTTCACGTgaacactatttaaaaaaaaaaaactagtttagagtgaattaaatttactcgcattgtaatctcaattttattcctgataatattttatataattttattacacactcaaaaaatcataaaaactgtagttcttgttagataaattttgtacgtaatggaattgtagatggtttaatggaacaataaaaaaaaatttatataaagtattatttatttcatgatgtattAGTAAttgttaaatctataatatttaaatttaaaaccatatatatatatatatatatatatatatatataacttcaatttaaaaagcattcttaactaaacatattaaactactttttgttcaatctcaattttaaccataattttaacaaaacatatataaatattataccaacctcaactaaaagtactttttataaaacaacttttttcaaaccgcaaccacaaaagctaccacaataccaaacagaaGAACCACACAAGCCATTCAAAGATGTCAAAACTCACCCAAAGATATCAAAACTCACTTACCTTTAGCTACTCGTGCCCGCCCACTCGATTACTATTAATGACCTTCTTTAATATCGTTAAATTCGATCTTGATACcaataatattatcattgaAGTTTTAGTGTAtattcaaaatctttttcattttttctttctttttttctatctctCCCCTCTCTCCTTATTAAATCCTATCTTTCCAATTTTGCAGTTGCAATTTAAAAGAATTGCAGATGATACTTTCGTCTCACGAATCATAAATATCATTTGCAACTTTTTAAACtgtattatttctttatatatttcttgcactgtattattttatcaatttttattttacaacgcttaaaaaaagaagtcacTTACACCGAACACTTGTTAGAGAAAAATATCGAGGACTTCCAGATAGACGCTAACAGAAGCTGCTTGTCAATATGCGGGCTCTATGAGGGATTCTTCAATCCCCACTTACCAAtctcttatttttcaattttgtagaGTGAGCAATTCAGCCTCAGTAAAGATCAACCAAAAACATACAAGGTCCAAATATCACCGTATTCCAAAGCATTAAACATCATATTCCGTTAAAAACATTGGATAAAAAGATAACTATCATGCAGATGATACCTAATTCTCATCCGGAGCAGGCATCAGCCGAAGTCTTCCTTCTGAAGGCTGATTGCCATCAAAAACCCTCTCTTCTGCCAATAACGACTGTAAATCACTGCCATTTGCCAGGCTGTTGAACTCCACAGCTTTAGACGGCATGGTTGGGTACCGTCGTTGGCAAAAGGTCATTAATCTCTTGACTGACTGCAAGTATTTGCGAGTTGTTTCATCATTCATAATGTGGGCCACACTGTTGGTGTAAATCTTCTCACGAGCTGAACGTTCGTGGATACCAACCATAGTAACACCAATTGGCCAGGGTGCATTTCCAATTGCCAGTCTAATATAATGATCCATTGCAGCTAAGTAGTCTCGCCTCATGCAGCACTCAACCATCAGGAGCAATCCTTGGCGAATGTCACTTGGAAGAATCTACAATAAGAATGCAGCACGAGTTGAATGAATGGCAGTTATCTGTAATTCTAAGTATAGGTTTTGGTGTTGAAAATGAGATGATGGGTAACTCTTTCTATAAAATGCACCCTTTTATCTCCATGTGCAAGAGAGAGACAGTGCAGCACAGTTATCAGCAGAGAAAACAGAAAGGACCCAGAGCAGACCAAAAAATAAGGCCAAATGAACAGAGAAAGGGCAAAAACAAAGGAGACTCGGAAGTCGGAATAAGCCTAGGTAATAGGCACATAATGCTTTCTGCGAACTTAAATTTTCCATTGCACGGAGCAATATTACTCATATTCACCGCATTATGCTACCATCTCTTATCTTAACGGTAACATTATCACAGGTCTAGAACCCATCTGCATTGGCTGGGATCATAACATGTGAAATAGATTTTACTAGATCCCCATTAAGTTTGCTTTATATCAAAGGAAAACAGTCATCTAAGTCTCTAATGATCTAGATTGATTACGGATGGACGAGACTCACATATTAGCATAGTTACAGCTTATACTCGCAGGTAAAAAAGATTTGCACTGATGTACAACGTATTGGCATCATGCACACAGAAAGCACTAAAGCTACATAACCAGAAACACCATGCTATCATCTAAATTCACAGAGAGCAGTTGCCCTGTGAcatcaaaattcaaagaaaaaacaaaaaataaaagcactCACCTTCTTCCTACTAAAATCGAACAAGGGATTCAAATACCTAGCACACTGCTTGAAAGTTGCCACCATTGACTTCCCTTTCGCCGTCCTTTTCTCTGCTTCAGCCATCTCATCCAATTCTTGATTCCACTCGTTCAACAACCTCTTAAAAAACACCAAGATCTTATCCTCTTCACACAATTCCTCAAAATTGGCCTTCATTCGCTTTGAATCCAGATCATTATCACCCCCACCAGCCCCACACTCACCACCAAGCTCTCCATCCCCTTCCCCTCCCTCCCCATCCTCTCCCCCTCCATCCTCTCTGTCCTTCCTCTTCCTCCCACTCACAATCCCACTCTTCTGCCTCTTCCTCAACTCTGCAATATCGCGCAAAAAATCATTGGTCTGCCCCTCGGTCATATCACTATCAACCTCAAAAAGTCCAGCTTTTAGAACATACTTTAACCGGTCAAGACGAGCATCGTCATCTTCACCAAAGAGAGTAATTGGTTGTTTGAGGAATCTGAAGCGGCGAATTACTTCTTGTTTGGGGAGTACGAGGTTGTCGATGTTTTGTTCTACGGTTAGGGGTTTGGATGTGGTGGCGGTAGAAGAGGAATTTttggttgtggtggtggtggaggctGCGACGCTGGAGTTTGGAgtagtggtggtggaggaggaggtgatagaggaggaggaggattggCGTTTGGATTTGGCTTCGAGTTCGCGTTTTTCTTGTTCGCGgagtttttggatttctttttgttgGATTTCGGATCGCTTGAAGAATTTCTTTCCGCCGGTATCTTGGGCTAGGGTTTGGCGTTTCTTGAGGAGCTCTTGCTTCAGGAGATCCATCTTAGGGTTTGAGTCCGCTGGGTTGATGGCGGATGATGAAGTCGAAACGCGTGTAGTGGACGATGCCTGGATGGTGGGTGTTTCggtacttttcttttcttcaaatggGTAGGCCGTGGCCTGTGGGCGACTATGAAGACATCAAAAGGTTCAAAACGGATGTTGATCCTTTTTCGAGACTGTTTGGTATGTgtagcttctttcttttttttaattaccatgtaaaaattattttgttaattaaacaattttatttttttatattagatcttatatataatttaattttatagaaattataataacataattctttttatgaaatttttttttgttttgcatgcaTCAATTAATCtcacaataattttaatcaaacatatatattttttaaaaaatattttttaaaaactgtaattatttttttaacataatttttttaaaaaaatacatcagcAAAAAGCTACAACGATACTTGTGTTAAGATTgtttgtttctaaaaaattattgaatgaaaatgatttggatcaaaataaaaaagtaatatatatataatatgaatttattaaataatacgagatgattcaaatttaattgaaatggtaaagaaaaatcaaattgtccGGATAAAGTAAAGGGAAAATTAGATTCAGGTATGTGGGATTTAGATTGAAAATCCACTTGAAAAATGtgaaattcatcaaattatttgaaatcGATTTGAGTCATTAgccaaacaaattataatcgtttataattttaaaacttcattagttagaaaagaaaaaaaacacttgagcAATGCAATagacttaaaaaataatcattaacgcaatatgtttctttaaataataaattttaagcaaaaatataataaatgttaTTGTCCtattatacatatacatacacaTACACATGAAGCTAAAATGTGTGTTGTTTTTACTTTTCACAAAAACATTGATTactcttttatattttactatGAATTATAAAAgtgtaattgttaatttttttcaatttgattcccaaactattttttatacaattaagccattttgagattaattacatgtttttttttttataaggaaggGTTGAGTTGAAATAAAGGAActgaagtgaaaaaaacaagtaagaCAGGTGGTGGATTAAAAATTtctgtcaaaaatatatttgagccCCCCATCTTTTTTAGCTATCAAATGATTGGTCccttaaatttcataaaattcaattttagtatCAAACTTCATTTTACtcatttttcagttattttttggttggaagagaaaaagaaagttgtTGGATTCcgacttaaaaagaaaaatgtatttgTTGGTGGGGAATCTAGCTACCAAAAcatttgttttgttgtgttAAATGATTTCATATGACAGGGAGTTaagattaagtgttttttttatattgaaaacacttaaaaatcgAATATGAGCTCGGgaagtttttttgtttcgagTGGATTTCAAATTTTGGGGTGGTTTTG from Populus trichocarpa isolate Nisqually-1 chromosome 5, P.trichocarpa_v4.1, whole genome shotgun sequence includes these protein-coding regions:
- the LOC7464681 gene encoding uncharacterized protein LOC7464681, with product MDLLKQELLKKRQTLAQDTGGKKFFKRSEIQQKEIQKLREQEKRELEAKSKRQSSSSSITSSSTTTTPNSSVAASTTTTTKNSSSTATTSKPLTVEQNIDNLVLPKQEVIRRFRFLKQPITLFGEDDDARLDRLKYVLKAGLFEVDSDMTEGQTNDFLRDIAELRKRQKSGIVSGRKRKDREDGGGEDGEGGEGDGELGGECGAGGGDNDLDSKRMKANFEELCEEDKILVFFKRLLNEWNQELDEMAEAEKRTAKGKSMVATFKQCARYLNPLFDFSRKKILPSDIRQGLLLMVECCMRRDYLAAMDHYIRLAIGNAPWPIGVTMVGIHERSAREKIYTNSVAHIMNDETTRKYLQSVKRLMTFCQRRYPTMPSKAVEFNSLANGSDLQSLLAEERVFDGNQPSEGRLRLMPAPDEN